The genomic segment aaacatgttctacaaataactaacttcttaacaaaagattttaactagtgatcttacattattttcataatatttttactctaagaaaacccaaaatagtTTCCCCTATAAAGATGCCCTAAGTGAGATCATATGATTAATTAGtgtaagaaaagtaaaatattggCTCTAAAGCAGTAAAgtcttttggtattttttttttttaatcaatttgaATAATTCATTTCATTTAGTAGAACAAGTTTTTGCATCACTTAGCTCAGATCTTGATttagacttcttttttttagacATCAATATGTTCATGTTgtgtccaattttttttattctatccCAAGACTAAGAAATCAAGCAGAAGTAAGTAGATGTAGGCATGTAGCAAACCAAGTGAACAGAAGATAGTAACAAATGGAGTATAGGGATCAACTCATACAACGTATTGCTCTcaaatattatgattatattaaTCAAAGAGGTTTTGTAGTATATAAAGTGACAATAAGTTCCTAAtcgaaagtgaaaaaaaattctaattgaCTGAGATAAGTTCCTAAGGAAAACCAAACTTCATTAAGGGAGAAATTTGTTGAAACAAACcgaattttttttggatatatgaCAAGTTAAAACTAAAAGGGACGCATGACACATTCATGAACTAAACCTCTATGTTAACAAAAATCTGAAAACTTATCTTAACACTTCAAAGACCACAATGTAATTGATTTACTCGTACAAAATTTCATAAGCAAAGGGTGCAAAactctgactttttttttcaccGAAGATAAAATATGCCTAAGTGATACAACATTGACAAACCATCATAAAGTCATCATCGACGTTTATATAAACATGCTTTCAACTCTGGCCACTTTATAGTCTTCTGATTTGAATCCAACTGCTCCTATACAATaacaagattaaataaaaaggtTATTGCTAACAACATTGAGATCCAAGTTCTGAGACTAACCAAACCTAATGGAAGCATTTATTCACTAACCTTTTTCTTGAAATGCAATAAGATGAACATCTTATTCGAGACGTCctgcaaaaagaacaaaatgagtATCTTTCTCATAGgggaaactaaaaaaaaaaaagaaggagaagagtatATAGAGACAAAAGATTTTACCTTTAGAACCGAAGTAAATCCAAGATCACAAACTGCTTTCACAAAGTCTATAGGGTCTGCTCCTCCATTGTTTGGATCAAACCTGCTTTTTACTTCCGCTATAAGAAGCATACCGCTGTTGAATACACACCCACAGGAACTGTTATTCAGAATCATGACAGAAACCAATATAACGAAGAAGAAACTGGCAATAGTAAACAAAAGCTGACCTTGGACGAAGAACTCGATGTGCCTCTTTGATGTAACTAGAATAGTTTGTTCCCATTAATGAAAGACAGAAAACAGCAACATCCACTGATGAAGACTCAAGTGAAGTCTACACAAAGTAAGCCCCAAAGATACCAGTTTAAGTCTGAGCGaacaaagaaatcaacaaaGTAACATGAATGCAGTAAAGAGTCTGACGTACATACATTTGACATATCGCAGGCAATAACAGAAGGGTTCTTTGAGACAAGATCAAAGGAAAAAACTTTGTTCTTCACACTTTTAGCAATCCTTGCATCACCTGAAACAGATTTTATCATATCGGTAAAAGCTATTTCAGCGGGTAAGAAAAAAACACAGGGATAAAAGAAAAGCTCACCACAGCCAAAATCAGCCACAACTAAAGAAGAGCTTCTAGACAATAGCCAATCTATAATGGAATTAACAGGAAGCTCAGGCCAGTTTGACATTTGTTGCTGATACCCTGTATGatactgaaaacaaaatttaaacaattcaactcaaaaaagaatcaaacttaGAATTCTTGTTCTATAGCTAATGGTGTGAGTTTTAATTACCATATCAAACATTTCTGGATCTTCTTTAAAGTAGTCTAATGCTTCTTGTCCACTGAGaaagcaaatattttttttgaactaagCTGAAGATTAAAATCACCAGAAAGAATTTTTAGTAAATCAAAACTTACGAGCAAGTGTAGAGTTTCTCATTGAGCATCCTGAATTGCCCACCAGATAATCTCTCTCGAAGCTGTATAAATTGATCAAAACCTCCATAAAACTTCAATCATAAGACAGcaaaacaatatcaaaaatgtaatcgagagagagagagagaccataTCGAGGAAATTGGAAGGTTTAGCTCGTTTCtttgaagctgaagaagaagaagaagaagaagaagaacctccatgcttattgtttttgttgattttggtaTCTTTTTGACTCTTCAGTTTCGACTCTATAGGTTCTTCTTTAGAAGAAGGTTTAGGATTCCTTTGTctcttcttgttcctcttcCTGTTTTTGCTGCTTGTACTTTCGTCTTTCATGGCGGTCGCCGTCATTGTCGCCGTCGTCTTTAACGTTCTTTCTCTCTGTGTTTAGGTTTTTTAGTTTCAGAAGTAGAAGATGATGGAGTTTCTTATCTTTTGGGCCATTAATGGGCTTTTTGTATTGACCTAATAAGCCGGtacactaaaaaataataaaatcttcgaAACCGGTTTAAGTTTTTTGGTAGTATGACTATGAACTAGTAAACGATgcaaaaagaaccaaaatcGTCGTTCCCAATTCCTTTGAAGAACATCATCTGCTACTgctatggatgatgatgatgatggtttagTGTTCTTCAGGAATGATTGTGCTTCGATACTTTCACAAATTAAGGATCAAGATGAGCAGATTCGTCTCAAAAGaaggtttcttctctttctggTTTTATATGTTTGTGTGTGAATTTTAGGAATATAATTTGTAACTTAGATGGAGGAAACAAATGTTTTGGTCTTGAAGCAATCTCTTTGCTTATTAGGCTCTGTCAAAGTTCCAACCTTTAATGTTCCGAGGAGAAAAGTTTTAgactttgttttgtcttttgctgTCTTTGACACCCTGAAGTGAACGCTTTTTAGATGGCTGTTGGGGTTGTAACTTAGATGTAGGAAACGAGTGTTTTGATTTCGAATCAATCTCTCTGCTTATTAGGGCTTTGTGAAAGTTTCAACCTTTCATCTTCCTctgaaaaaaagttttagactttgttttgtcttttgctgTCTTTAGGACACTGTAAGTGAAACTTTTAAATCCTTGTAGGTGGCTATTGGGTTGTGATATGTCTGAATCCAAGGACCATACTCCGGGAAAGACTGAGTGAGTTCATTACCGagtttctattttgttattCCCTTTGGTTTAGCTGATTGATTGACTCTTGTTCTTGGTAAAACAGATTCGTCCCTGAATCTTTGCTCAGGAGAGATGATGTATGTCTCTCTCATTCAccctcttttttttatagaagtATTCATAGTTCCTTTCAGTGAGATCTCTTTTGTGATTCCAGATATTCTACGAGACCATTAAGTCGCGAGTAGAGGAAGCATTTGGAATGTGCAAGAATGAACAAGTATGCAATGATGTTCCACAAAAGGAGTTAAAGTTCAGCAGTCTCGAAGTTGCCAGAAAGCTTGATTTCATGACGAATAAAGGTCTTTATCTTATTGCAATGATACTCACAGGAGGCTCTACTGTTTTTGACAAGACTCGATGGAAAATGAAAGAGATTATCAGAGATTCAATCAGTAGAGATTTCGGAAAAGGAAAAGACGGTATTGGTAAAGAAGACATTATTAATCAGCTGCATCAAGTTCTGAGTGATCCCGCAAATTTCCGGGAAGATTGCATGATGAATTTGGCGAGAACATCCACTTTGCAGTCCCATCGTGATGCTGCAATGAAGGTACTTAATGAGCTAGATGGTTTGTCAACGCAGACTCTACGTGCaatgaaaagaaaacttaaagGTTCAAGAGTGATACCTCAACTGAAAACCAGTAGATTTGGTCAGAGTCGAAGTGATCTGATAAACCAAGTGCGGCAAACTATCGAGAAGATGCTCTCAGAACTTTCTGCAGGGGATAAACTGCAGGAGCGATTGGCTAAAGCGTTGTCGTTGGTAGATTTGTCACTTAAGCTAAGTCCTGGCTACAAAACGACTGCTGCCACAGATTTTTTTCGGTTCTCACCAGAAACAAAGAACCTGCAGAACGAGATAGTGAAGGCAGTCTGGTTACTCCGTAAGGTCAGGTTTCCTGAGCTGAAAAGATTGCATCTTTGTTTAGACCCGGAAGCTGAAGTATCAAATGACAGCTTAAGATCAGCGGTTAGAAAAATGTTGATTGAGTATCTGTTTGAGTGCAGTGATATGGACACCGTTCCAAAGTCTTTGATGGAAGCTCTTTCATTGGTCAACAGGAGGACGCGGAATGTAGAGCATAAGGTTTTTCCAAGGGAAGCAATTGAGGAAGAGACAGAGTGTGTATTAAATGTGAGTGCTCaagtgaaacaaatattttgccACTGTATTCCAAATTATGAGCTTGATGAGGACTTTGATGATGCTTATATGGAGGACTTAGaagacagtgatgatgatgatgatgatgattttgagagTTGTAGTTTATTTGATAACGAGAGTAGATGCCGAAACATAAAGCTTGAAGTCAAAGACACTCAAGAAGATGCAATGGGGTCCGCTGATTCGGATCATGAAGAAAGTGGTGCAGAATGCTTGGTTTTGGACCCGACTGATTCTACACACGCAACCAACCAGCATGATTTCAGCTCTTCTGTCAATAGGATTGTTATAAGAGACCTGACAGAGAGTATTACTAGAGATCATCCTAGGTCTCTTTATTTCACTCCCACGTCCAATAAATCAACACTTAGGAGTGATAAACATGACATAGGTACGAGCAATATCCGAGTCAAGGTTGAGAGGGATATTGAGATGGAAGGAGATCACCAGTTCAGCTCTCGGTCTTTGTTTTCTGTTGAAAATATAAAGTCTGATGATCATGGTGAGCAGAAGCCAcgcagaagaaacaaaaaccagtACCTCGCAGTCCAAGATATATCTGATGAGACAAGCTTGGTTGCACATAACCTGATCGGCTGCTTACTAGAGAAATTTGCAGACCGTCAAGGTCTAGACTTAGAAGCGGATGAACGTTCATATCTTGGAGGCGAGTCGAGGCTTCAAGAAGATATAGAAGGTGAGGATAAAAACGTTTAGAATCTTGTACAAATTCACTCTTTAAAGCTTTCTTTTACTGTTAACCAGACTGTGTTCCCAAGAGTCATCTTCTTACTGAATTTCCACTTGTGTGTTGCAGTGAGTGAAGAAAAGCAAGCTTCATCGCAACAGAAGTCAGATGAGTCGATCATTGTTTCTGCTGTCAAAGAGCTAATGCCATCCCTTGAAGAGAGGTATACATTTATTTgcatctgtttttgttttcggtATGAAAGTTTCATGTTGCCTACTAAGCGTAAGGATATCAAATCTCTAATTACCGGATATCTGATTTTAACAGTGTCTtcatgaaattaaaagagttgaTGAATGTGAGCTAGCATCAGTAATCTCAGTAATCTTGTCATCTTTCCAACCAAAGTGAAGTAGCAATGGAATGGAAAGAGAAACAACAGAGCACATTGGGATGAGCACAACAAAGAATACGATTTTGCATAGCACTGTAACCCCTGGCTAATGTAAGAACTTAAACTGTTCtccttatttttctttcatatgaaagattaTATTTGCCCTACAGAACAGTACAACGATCGCCAACTAACTTTTGTTACAATCTATCGACAGTAATTgatttcaaacataaatataactgaaccaaaataacaaaccaaaatcaacgTTTAGTTAATGCATCAAAGCGAGAGAGCTTAGACCAATCACAAAAGATATGGCCATTACAACAAAAGCACATAATGTGAGAACATAAAACGCAAAAACGCTCACAGAAACCAAAAAGTTTTTATGTTTCTTCAATGGTAGAATCAATCAatgacaaaaacaagaacataatTCCTCGATTCTGTTTTGTGGTCGAATCAATGGATGTTTTCTTTGTCTATTGTCTTGTGGCAATCTCCAAGAAAACTTCTATATGAATCAAATTGGTAAGTAAGTAAGGTTAGGTTCTTATCCTGACCTCCTGAAAAAGGTACAAGCCATGGCTATAGTTGCAATGGCTCCAACCACAGCAGCTCCAATGTAGAACTCTTCTTTGTCAAGACGCTGGAACCATATGGTGcactttcttccttctttcttaatTGGCTCTGGCTTTGGGGTTTCTTCTTGGCAACACGAAACGCCTTTTGTTCCCTTACAACATCCTCCTGTGAACCCCTTGCTCTCCTCTTTGTTACCGTTTGTTATCATTTTCTCAGCTTCAGCTTCAGATAAGCCCATTTGGCCCCTGAAACAGAAGTAACTTAGCTAAGTCCGAGGCATATACAAGCTAGAAACATGAGTCTTTGAAATCTAATACCTCCAAATTCTTTGTATGATTTCTCCTTTTGCAATATGCTGGTCAAGCAATTCAGGCACATCATCAGGAGTCACATAGCCATACCTACATTTAAACCAGCACTGTTACTCGGCAATGCCATAAACTATATAACATATCCAGTTATTGATCCAACCAGTGACTTACCAATTGCCAGAAATCTTTCCAGCAGAATCAGGACTGAAGATGATCAAATTACCAGCATACTTGTGTTGTCCAACGTGAGAACATCGTTTCAGAGTAATCTGGTCGGAAAGTCCACGAGAGCCAATCTCCTTTTGGAACCTCTCTAAGATCACTGGTCCACAAACTCCACATCTCTTGTCTCGACTAGTATGAGTACACACAAATACAAATGTTCCAGATATCTCTTCTTGTGTCCCAGAGCTCCATGCCTTCCCATTTACAAGAACATCTTCAACAAAACCTTCTACATCCGTATCCTTAACCCCCCTTTAGTCAAAACCAACACAAGAACAGAGTTTTATATAAGTCACTAAACTCAAGATCTCCAGATTCAGATCTGAATCTCAGGTTCAACAAGCTCATCTAGAGTGTAATATCTAAAGTTTCTAAAGTTAGCTTATACAACACTCTCTAGAAACCTATAACTACAAGTCAACCATGTTCTAGTCAACTTGTATCATCAAAACATAGACGAACTCACTTGTATCGGATCATATCTGGAAAAACCAACACATCACCATCAGATCCACCACCTTCACATACATTAAGCTTCGTCTATAACAACACCAACAAGCACACAAACAGACAAAAAATGTCAGCGTAATGGTTTTAAGAATAAACTTTCATAAGAAAGAGATACAACGTAAGAAAATGTATAACCTGAACAAGAAGATCAGATTTGCGATCTTTGAGCAAGGTAGCGAAACGCTGAGGTAAACCTTGTTCTTCGACATGTGAGGGCCAAGCTTCAGGTGTTTtgtaaagaacaaaaacatgacGACCGTACGAAGTAATGGAATTGGCTATGTTGGTGCTGTACATCTCCGGCCGTTTAAATCCATACTCTGTGTCTTCCGACGCCGGAACAGAGTTCATGTTCTCAACTTCAGCCATTTGACGTGTTAGCGACGGTTTCTTCTCAGATTCaaattgagagaaagagagaaagagttctGACTTTTTGAAAGAAGAgtgcaaaaatattttatgtttcataaACACGTCGTGAGGCGTCCACACGAATGTGACAAAGCGGTGACGTAAAATTAAGCTCACAGACGGATTCGTTTCGAGATGTCTACAAATCTACTTGACCGTCTTGCTGTTTTTTGGTGACAGGCAGTGGTTTTTAGTTAATCAGGGCACGTTGGTCAACTAAACTTATATATTATGTGAGTGATCGAATTTTAATTGCCTGAAGATGACTCAAATATTAGTTTATAGATcataagtaagaagaagaagaaattttttatgtatttggCTTCAATTCTTTGCCACATACATTTTGCTTAAACGTGTAGTTTAACGAAGTCgtcaatttaattttatacagtATTTGATTCATCCGTTCAATGTAGACATGTCAAAAAGCATACTAAAACTAATTTGTAAGCATTTTATACGGATTATATGAAAAAACTATACTCAACTAGAAGTGTTATTAATGTGGTGTGTCAGATTAACAAGTGCATGATACAATCAACTAACTTACAAAGGAGAAAATAAAGACACAGTATGTTGCCTAATCTACACAACATCCGGGTCAAACTACACAACAAAGTAAATAAGAAGCATGAAAGCTAATAGCATCAACTAGTGATCTACCAAGGGTAAGAAAGATACTCACGGGCTGCACAGACATGAACAACACGCAACACCCGGCTATTAAACTACAACTAGAGTAAAGATAGAGGGATCGAAAGATCCTGAGGATAACGCAAACCACCGCGGAGGTAAGCCTCTCGATAAAACCCGAAACTAGTCGATGACACGAAGTTGCCCCCAAGAGATAAATTTCCTCACTAGACAAACAActctataaaaatatatatcataaagtTATTGCTGTTtgagttgtgttcttttttgcttttgctctgtttttttcagTGCTTGACCTATTGCTCTTGTTCAACTCACTTTGTTTACTTAATAAAATGatggcaaaaacaaaacaatacaaaattaaaGAGAAGCACAAATCCTTGATTACAAAAAATTCACAAGAATTCACGgatataactaaaatatctaGACCAAACATTTGGTTAAAAACAGATCAAGAGTTTTGAAGTAAATTGTCGAAGTAAAGGTTTAAGACGTATCTAGCGGCGGAGAGAACATCAAGCCTCCTCTCACTCGGCTCGTACTTGCCTTTCCTGAGCTGATACCGATGAGTCACTGCAGAGATTGTGTACGTTTGCCCTTCTATCATAACGTTCTCACCGCACTGAAGGTTCTGCCAAAATCAAAGAGCTTTTCATCAAAACTCATCTACATATTGATAAGGCCTTATACTTGTCTTCTGAAACATTCATTTCctatcaaaaagttaaaaggaaaagaagaagaagagttgagaCTGACATGAGGAAGACAACGAACGCCAAGAGACTTGGGAGGAGGAGTGATTTCAATGACTTTGTAAGGGTAATTGCTCTgatctcttcctttctctttctttctgcaAATTATCTCCAACCTCCCTCCTCCTACCTGCAAAATCAACTCTTTATACCATCCTTTTGGgagaaaactcaaaaaaaaaaaaaaatatctgtgATTTGACTTCGCTCTAAAAATCGTTACTTTTCCGATACAGGCGAGATCTGATGCAAGTGTTGCCATTTCCACTAGTCAGATTATCAACCCAGAATTTTTGATATGAGAGAGAGGGACAATAACTTAAGAACCCAGTGTTAAAAGTTTCTCTTAATTTTGTGAAAAGGAACACGAGATACAGAGCAGAATCTAAAGAATTGAGACAGATGATTGACCACCAGATATCTTTTTTGGTCTATTTGTGGCTCTCACTTAAGGGAGAAAGAAGACAATCAAACCTTCGGACACATAAAGAGGCTTCTAATGATAATGTTACAAACAAGACTACATAAGAGTCTATAACAAGATTCgagtcaaaaactcaaaatcgaTGTGATACAAGCTAAGTCTAAAGTTGCCAGACGAGTTctacgtaaaaaaaaataataatctggCACACTGTTACGCCgagataattttctaaaaatgtaTGTAAACTACTCAGGGGGGGAACCAAAAGCCCTAAAAGCCTCCTCTCTCTCAGAATACAATATCTAGCTATCATCAATCTTGATAACCATTACACAAACTAAGCATGACGGAACaagtaagaagaagattggagctTTTATCAAAAAACTCTCTACCTTCCATAAGGATGGTACCGTCCGCTGCCACCGCCTCCATATCCACCTctacttcctcctcctccataaAATGAGCCTCCCCCGCTTCCTCCACCTCCATTGTAACCTCCTCCGCCTCCACCTCCAAGTCCACCCATGTCATAGCCACCACCTCTATAGCCTCCGCCACCAGCAGCACCCATTCCACCCCCATATCCACCAATACCGCTACTACCATAACCGCCACCATAACTGCCACTTGGTCCACCATACCCACCTCCAGGTTCACCGTATGGCGGGCCATACATATCACCAGGTCCACCACCGTACCCAGCGCCTCCTCCCATACCGTAACCACCTCTGTTGTAaccaccaccgccacctccTCCATAACGACCAGAATATCCAAGTGCTGGTTCTCCTCTATAAGGTCCCACGCCACCACCgtatccaccaccaccatacccACCGAATTCTCCTCCATATCCTCCATAACCACCAGACCGGCCACCTCCATAGCCGGCACCACCTGATTTGTAAGGACCACCTGGACCACCATATCCGCCACCATGTCCGCCACCATAACCATCTCCATAACCTCCACCAAAGTTAGAGCGAGAGTCACCAAACCGCTTTGACGGGGTTGTAACTGAGTTCGGTTTTTTTGGCTCAGCCTTCTTTATCTCAACCTATACGAGAAAATTTCCACAGACAATTCAGCAAAGTTACAGGGCAGATGAGAGTGTCCTGATTATAGCTACAAATTCTTagaatatcaataatatttgtAAGAGCGTGCAGTTACCTGAGTCCCTGAGAGCTCAATTCTGTTCCCTTTGGCCAAGAGATGATCTACCATATCTTCACTTTCATATGTAACAAACCCAAAGCCACGTGATCTTCCAGTTGAATGATCACGCATAATCTGATGTTCCTTCAGCTCTCCAAATTGCATAAAGAATTCCTTGAACTCATCTATTCAAACACCAATCAGCAGATTAATATCTAAGTCTAACATGTCTCTGAAACAAAAAGCATATGATAGAGATAAAAATGGGAAAGTTCTTACCATCATCCACAGATGAAGGAATCCCACCAACAAATATCTTCTTGGTTTTGAAATCATTAGAGCTCACGGATCCTCTTGGTATTGTCCGCTTAATTTCAACCTgaagagccaaaaaaaaaaacatagagtGAATATTATCACACTGTAAGGCACAACACAAACTTTACAAAGTAAGGAACAGCTCAATGTCACCTGCTTCCCAATGATAATGTGATTGTCCTCCATAACTTTGTCGACCACAGAGACATCAGCATATGTGACAAACCCAAACCCACGAGGCTGTCCAGTTTTCCTATCCTTCATAATGACAGAATCAGTGATCTCTCCATACTTCTCAAAATGCTTGACGAATTCAGCTGCATAAGCAAATCGAAAGCCAGAGTTAATTAAAGTATTGAACTTTACACGATAACGAGAGCGCTAACCTCATACAATGTTGCAACCAGACACAAGAGCTAACCTGAAGTTGTCTCCCTGGCTAAACCTCCAACAAATATCTTTCTACAAATTCCACAAAACATCGTATAAGTACACTAAACACTAAGTATTAAGAAACCAGAGAAGAGCACTAATCTTATCCTCCTCCACTCTATAAATCACTTTTATGCTAATTCGTAAGAAAAGCTATGACAAGTCTGAATCTTTCTATAGCAAAAGACCCTAACAAGCCATAAATCTCACAGAGCTTAACGAAAAAGATTAGTAATTTAGAAAACCCTAAGAGATTCGAAACAAAAAAGATTCTTccttttatcaaaattttcatgaaatagagaaaagaaccaaACCCTAATTCCTGAATCTAGAATCTTTTCGGAAGAAAGCGAAGAAACGTACCCAGCACTATCGACGCCGCCACTAGAGTGAGGCTGAGATTTGTCGTCATCGTCTTCAACATCATCGGATGGTTTAGGATCCTGGATTTCATCTTCGATAACTGTTTCCGTTCCATAAGGATCCATGACGGCACAAgcgaaaccctaaaacccttgggagaacgaagaagaagaagaagaagcggcaGACGCCTAAAAGCGTGCAGTGAACAATCCCTAAAACCCTTAGAGAAGAGAAAGGGGGTGGGGGGATACTTATTGTACTCTGCGTAGCACTCGATCTTAATCTTGTTTCTTGTGTTTAGAAATAAGGACGGTTGATCtcacttttctttgttttgtaatgaGTGAATCTTACCCGTTAGATtgtcttttggtttcttttggcaatttatgaataaaaaatggattttatcaaccaaaaaaacaaaaaaaaataatatacatcaaaGTAAAGTTTAACTCTCTCCTTATTAGTACATTTAAGATTCTGGTGGAGCTCTGATGAACACAAACAGGGGATGCACTGGTTGTCATGGGAGAGATTGGGATATCCTAAAAATTTAGGAGGCCTTGGATTCAGAGATCTGGAACTTTTCAATTACGCTTTACTTGGAAAGCAAGCGTGGAGATTGTTACAACAGCCCCAAAGTCTAATGGCAAGAGTAATCAAAGGGAAGTACTATCCGGATACCAATATTCTCCAtgcaacaagaaaaagaaaagaatcatatTTTTGGCGATCAGTCCTCCATGGAAGAGATTTACTGAAACAAGGTTTGAGACCTTTAGTTGGCAATGGACAGTCGATAGATGCTTGGAATGATCCTTGGCTCCCAACAAACCCACCAAGAGCCCCAATTCCGAGAGGTAACCCCACACCAACAACGCTAAACAATTGGATTGGGTCTGAGCCAACAGCATGGGATGAGGAGAAACTAACAGAACAGGTACATCAAGATGACattgaaataataaagaaaatcaaGCTATATTCGAACCAGGGTGCAGATCTTATGGGATGGCATTATTCAAAGAGTGGTTTCTACACAGTCAAGTCAGCATACTATCTTGCAACACAATTACGGGATCAACACCAACCATTAATACCAGGCAACATTGAGATCAAGAAGAAAATCTGGAAACTGAAGACAACCCCAAAAATTAAGCATTTTTTATGGAAAATGGTGTCACGAATCTTACCCACAGGAGAAAATTTAAGAAGGAGACACATAACTAACCAGAGTATATGTCGAAGATGTTGCC from the Camelina sativa cultivar DH55 chromosome 12, Cs, whole genome shotgun sequence genome contains:
- the LOC104732767 gene encoding ribosomal RNA-processing protein 8-like isoform X1; its protein translation is MTATAMKDESTSSKNRKRNKKRQRNPKPSSKEEPIESKLKSQKDTKINKNNKHGGSSSSSSSSSASKKRAKPSNFLDMLRERLSGGQFRMLNEKLYTCSGQEALDYFKEDPEMFDMYHTGYQQQMSNWPELPVNSIIDWLLSRSSSLVVADFGCGDARIAKSVKNKVFSFDLVSKNPSVIACDMSNTSLESSSVDVAVFCLSLMGTNYSSYIKEAHRVLRPSGMLLIAEVKSRFDPNNGGADPIDFVKAVCDLGFTSVLKVKSFVSIYSSPSFFFLVSPMRKILILFFLQDVSNKMFILLHFKKKEQLDSNQKTIKWPELKACLYKRR
- the LOC104732767 gene encoding ribosomal RNA-processing protein 8-like isoform X2, whose translation is MTATAMKDESTSSKNRKRNKKRQRNPKPSSKEEPIESKLKSQKDTKINKNNKHGGSSSSSSSSSASKKRAKPSNFLDMLRERLSGGQFRMLNEKLYTCSGQEALDYFKEDPEMFDMYHTGYQQQMSNWPELPVNSIIDWLLSRSSSLVVADFGCGDARIAKSVKNKVFSFDLVSKNPSVIACDMSNTSLESSSVDVAVFCLSLMGTNYSSYIKEAHRVLRPSGMLLIAEVKSRFDPNNGGADPIDFVKAVCDLGFTSVLKDVSNKMFILLHFKKKEQLDSNQKTIKWPELKACLYKRR
- the LOC104732772 gene encoding uncharacterized protein LOC104732772, coding for MATLASDLACIGKVGGGRLEIICRKKEKGRDQSNYPYKVIEITPPPKSLGVRCLPHNLQCGENVMIEGQTYTISAVTHRYQLRKGKYEPSERRLDVLSAARYVLNLYFDNLLQNS
- the LOC104732768 gene encoding uncharacterized protein LOC104732768, whose product is MDDDDDGLVFFRNDCASILSQIKDQDEQIRLKRRWLLGCDMSESKDHTPGKTEFVPESLLRRDDIFYETIKSRVEEAFGMCKNEQVCNDVPQKELKFSSLEVARKLDFMTNKGLYLIAMILTGGSTVFDKTRWKMKEIIRDSISRDFGKGKDGIGKEDIINQLHQVLSDPANFREDCMMNLARTSTLQSHRDAAMKVLNELDGLSTQTLRAMKRKLKGSRVIPQLKTSRFGQSRSDLINQVRQTIEKMLSELSAGDKLQERLAKALSLVDLSLKLSPGYKTTAATDFFRFSPETKNLQNEIVKAVWLLRKVRFPELKRLHLCLDPEAEVSNDSLRSAVRKMLIEYLFECSDMDTVPKSLMEALSLVNRRTRNVEHKVFPREAIEEETECVLNVSAQVKQIFCHCIPNYELDEDFDDAYMEDLEDSDDDDDDDFESCSLFDNESRCRNIKLEVKDTQEDAMGSADSDHEESGAECLVLDPTDSTHATNQHDFSSSVNRIVIRDLTESITRDHPRSLYFTPTSNKSTLRSDKHDIGTSNIRVKVERDIEMEGDHQFSSRSLFSVENIKSDDHGEQKPRRRNKNQYLAVQDISDETSLVAHNLIGCLLEKFADRQGLDLEADERSYLGGESRLQEDIEVSEEKQASSQQKSDESIIVSAVKELMPSLEESVFMKLKELMNVS
- the LOC104732769 gene encoding uncharacterized protein LOC104732769 codes for the protein MKHKIFLHSSFKKSELFLSFSQFESEKKPSLTRQMAEVENMNSVPASEDTEYGFKRPEMYSTNIANSITSYGRHVFVLYKTPEAWPSHVEEQGLPQRFATLLKDRKSDLLVQTKLNVCEGGGSDGDVLVFPDMIRYKGVKDTDVEGFVEDVLVNGKAWSSGTQEEISGTFVFVCTHTSRDKRCGVCGPVILERFQKEIGSRGLSDQITLKRCSHVGQHKYAGNLIIFSPDSAGKISGNWYGYVTPDDVPELLDQHIAKGEIIQRIWRGQMGLSEAEAEKMITNGNKEESKGFTGGCCKGTKGVSCCQEETPKPEPIKKEGRKCTIWFQRLDKEEFYIGAAVVGAIATIAMACTFFRRSG